Proteins co-encoded in one Gopherus evgoodei ecotype Sinaloan lineage chromosome 4, rGopEvg1_v1.p, whole genome shotgun sequence genomic window:
- the FBXO34 gene encoding F-box only protein 34 isoform X2 — protein sequence MASGASGMHLKPYLKLQKKERSLDISQDSLRGLHMSHQRSAQEEKYTNNCTKLSIFPAPPVVTASRKPLGIIYPNAMCNMSGKAPAEGPSFEKKKNAPSATIHQGDEGEGPLDIWAVVKPGNTKEKIAFFAAQQCNNRMGSMKLKSTWDIDGRSAKRRKKSVDLIKAKIQLERMREANRRCAQPEPFACGIEHCSVHYVNDNGEGIFPGRSLSVIEMVAFLEHRASALLADCTKNCTNAATTRLSGQSKGALPASDPFSTPGACEVHSEKGTCGSGEQQNEPVRVLDMVAKLESECLRRQSEREAGSLSRNNSFRRNIGRMLLANGTQSECDTGKVSSKVLGQEVSLKDPVTVNDDGQRTKRGPSAADELWEGAASGQQSFPAGAAVDIHMVNISVKLGQEISVRPGSRGDSEMIVEPLGSISSTCPGAVGLSSDAMQSESMTVDCSAREPVSIPNLNLHPTRRESLCISISVTKTEKGCRKEQPSNISFGEDPLPGRLFFLHPNHNTKQEHTGLGESTKEKPGEVGQTEDAADSNKVCEINSVSIEPFALSLSPMESALQILDTSCLKRQVSHDFLETRFKIQQLLEPQQYMAFLPHHIMVKIFRLLPTKSLVALKCTSCYFKFIIEYYNIRPADSRWVRDPRYKEDPCKQCKKKYVKGDVSLCRWHPKPYCQALPYGPGYWMCCHKSQKGIPGCKLGLHDNHWVPACHSFNRTLHKKTRGGAADAEEEY from the exons ATGGCCTCAGG GGCTTCTGGCATGCACTTAAAGCCATACCTCAAATTACAGAAGAAAGAGCGATCTCTAGATATAAGCCAAGATTCCCTAAGAGGCCTACATATGAGCCATCAAAGGTCAGCACAGGAGGAAAAGTATACGAACAACTGCACCAAACTGAGCATTTTCCCTGCGCCCCCTGTCGTGACTGCCTCTCGTAAGCCTTTGGGAATTATTTATCCTAATGCTATGTGCAATATGAGTGGGAAAGCTCCAGCAGAAGGCCCAAGTTTTGAGAAGAAGAAGAATGCCCCGTCTGCGACAATCCaccagggggatgagggggaaggaCCGTTAGATATCTGGGCTGTTGTGAAACCTGGGAACACCAAGGAAAAGATTGCCTTCTTTGCAGCCCAGCAGTGCAACAATAGGATGGGCTCAATGAAACTTAAAAGCACCTGGGATATAGATGGAAGATCAGCTAAACGAAGGAAGAAATCCGTGGATCTTATAAAAGCAAAGATTCAATTAGAAAGGATGAGAGAGGCAAACAGGAGGTGCGCCCAGCCTGAGCCTTTTGCATGTGGCATTGAGCACTGTTCTGTACATTATGTTAATGACAATGGTGAAGGGATATTTCCAGGTCGATCCTTATCTGTAATCGAGATGGTAGCTTTTTTAGAACACAGAGCAAGTGCTTTGCTGGCTGACTGCACCAAAAACTGTACGAACGCTGCTACCACAAGGCTGAGTGGGCAATCCAAAGGTGCACTTCCTGCTTCAGACCCTTTCTCTACCCCGGGGGCCTGCGAGGTACATTCTGAAAAAGGGACCTGTGGGAGTGGTGAGCAGCAGAATGAGCCCGTGCGTGTGCTGGACATGGTTGCAAAGCTTGAATCTGAGTGCTTGAGACGCCAGAGCGAGCGTGAAGCAGGGAGCCTATCCAGGAACAACAGCTTCCGGAGAAACATAGGGCGGATGTTACTGGCGAATGGCACACAGTCTGAGTGTGACACTGGGAAGGTATCTTCCAAAGTCCTTGGCCAGGAGGTAAGTTTAAAAGATCCTGTTACAGTGAATGATGATGGACAGAGAACAAAGCGTGGCCCTTCGGCTGCTGATGAATTATGGGAAGGAGCTGCTTCTGGTCAGCAGTCCTTTCCGGCAGGAGCAGCTGTGGATATCCACATGGTGAACATCAGTGTCAAGCTTGGTCAAGAAATCTCAGTGAGACCCGGCAGCAGAGGTGATTCTGAAATGATCGTGGAACCTCTGGGGTCCATCTCTTCTACATGTCCAGGAGCTGTTGGGCTGTCGTCAGATGCCATGCAAAGCGAGAGTATGACTGTTGATTGTTCGGCTAGAGAACCTGTATCTATTCCTAATCTGAATTTGCATCCAACAAGGAGAGAGTCTTTATGTATCAGTATATCAGTCACCAAGACAGAAAAGGGGTGCAGGAAAGAGCAACCTTCTAATATTAGCTTTGGTGAAGATCCACTTCCAGGGAGGCTGTTCTTTCTGCATCCTAATCACAACACCAAGCAAGAACACACAGGGTTAGGGGAAAGTACTAAAGAAAAGCCAGGAGAAGTGGGCCAAACTGAGGATGCTGCTGACAGTAACAAAGTGTGTGAGATCAATAGTGTTTCCATAGAGCCATTTGCCCTTTCACTATCTCCCATGGAAAGTGCTTTGCAGATACTTGACACTTCTTGTTTGAAAAGGCAGGTGTCTCATGACTTTTTGGAGACTAGGTTTAAAATTCAGCAGCTTTTGGAGCCTCAGCAGTATATGGCCTTCTTGCCCCACCACATCATGGTTAAGATCTTCAGGTTGCTCCCCACTAAGAGTCTAGTTGCTCTTAAATGTACTTCTTGTTACTTCAAATTTATCATTGAATACTACAACATAAGGCCAGCTGATTCCCGCTGGGTCCGTGATCCACGGTACAAAGAAGATCCTTGCAAGCAGTGCAAGAAGAAGTACGTGAAAGGGGATGTGTCTTTGTGCCGGTGGCATCCCAAACCCTACTGTCAAGCTTTACCATATGGCCCAGGGTACTGGATGTGCTGTCACAAGTCTCAGAAAGGCATCCCTGGGTGTAAATTAGGTCTTCATGACAATCATTGGGTTCCTGCCTGCCACAGCTTTAACCGCACTCTTCACAAGAAAAccagaggaggagcagcagatgCGGAAGAGGAATATTAG
- the FBXO34 gene encoding F-box only protein 34 isoform X1, with protein sequence MKTSYRAGLHREPLNSTSSTFHQVKRASGMHLKPYLKLQKKERSLDISQDSLRGLHMSHQRSAQEEKYTNNCTKLSIFPAPPVVTASRKPLGIIYPNAMCNMSGKAPAEGPSFEKKKNAPSATIHQGDEGEGPLDIWAVVKPGNTKEKIAFFAAQQCNNRMGSMKLKSTWDIDGRSAKRRKKSVDLIKAKIQLERMREANRRCAQPEPFACGIEHCSVHYVNDNGEGIFPGRSLSVIEMVAFLEHRASALLADCTKNCTNAATTRLSGQSKGALPASDPFSTPGACEVHSEKGTCGSGEQQNEPVRVLDMVAKLESECLRRQSEREAGSLSRNNSFRRNIGRMLLANGTQSECDTGKVSSKVLGQEVSLKDPVTVNDDGQRTKRGPSAADELWEGAASGQQSFPAGAAVDIHMVNISVKLGQEISVRPGSRGDSEMIVEPLGSISSTCPGAVGLSSDAMQSESMTVDCSAREPVSIPNLNLHPTRRESLCISISVTKTEKGCRKEQPSNISFGEDPLPGRLFFLHPNHNTKQEHTGLGESTKEKPGEVGQTEDAADSNKVCEINSVSIEPFALSLSPMESALQILDTSCLKRQVSHDFLETRFKIQQLLEPQQYMAFLPHHIMVKIFRLLPTKSLVALKCTSCYFKFIIEYYNIRPADSRWVRDPRYKEDPCKQCKKKYVKGDVSLCRWHPKPYCQALPYGPGYWMCCHKSQKGIPGCKLGLHDNHWVPACHSFNRTLHKKTRGGAADAEEEY encoded by the coding sequence GGCTTCTGGCATGCACTTAAAGCCATACCTCAAATTACAGAAGAAAGAGCGATCTCTAGATATAAGCCAAGATTCCCTAAGAGGCCTACATATGAGCCATCAAAGGTCAGCACAGGAGGAAAAGTATACGAACAACTGCACCAAACTGAGCATTTTCCCTGCGCCCCCTGTCGTGACTGCCTCTCGTAAGCCTTTGGGAATTATTTATCCTAATGCTATGTGCAATATGAGTGGGAAAGCTCCAGCAGAAGGCCCAAGTTTTGAGAAGAAGAAGAATGCCCCGTCTGCGACAATCCaccagggggatgagggggaaggaCCGTTAGATATCTGGGCTGTTGTGAAACCTGGGAACACCAAGGAAAAGATTGCCTTCTTTGCAGCCCAGCAGTGCAACAATAGGATGGGCTCAATGAAACTTAAAAGCACCTGGGATATAGATGGAAGATCAGCTAAACGAAGGAAGAAATCCGTGGATCTTATAAAAGCAAAGATTCAATTAGAAAGGATGAGAGAGGCAAACAGGAGGTGCGCCCAGCCTGAGCCTTTTGCATGTGGCATTGAGCACTGTTCTGTACATTATGTTAATGACAATGGTGAAGGGATATTTCCAGGTCGATCCTTATCTGTAATCGAGATGGTAGCTTTTTTAGAACACAGAGCAAGTGCTTTGCTGGCTGACTGCACCAAAAACTGTACGAACGCTGCTACCACAAGGCTGAGTGGGCAATCCAAAGGTGCACTTCCTGCTTCAGACCCTTTCTCTACCCCGGGGGCCTGCGAGGTACATTCTGAAAAAGGGACCTGTGGGAGTGGTGAGCAGCAGAATGAGCCCGTGCGTGTGCTGGACATGGTTGCAAAGCTTGAATCTGAGTGCTTGAGACGCCAGAGCGAGCGTGAAGCAGGGAGCCTATCCAGGAACAACAGCTTCCGGAGAAACATAGGGCGGATGTTACTGGCGAATGGCACACAGTCTGAGTGTGACACTGGGAAGGTATCTTCCAAAGTCCTTGGCCAGGAGGTAAGTTTAAAAGATCCTGTTACAGTGAATGATGATGGACAGAGAACAAAGCGTGGCCCTTCGGCTGCTGATGAATTATGGGAAGGAGCTGCTTCTGGTCAGCAGTCCTTTCCGGCAGGAGCAGCTGTGGATATCCACATGGTGAACATCAGTGTCAAGCTTGGTCAAGAAATCTCAGTGAGACCCGGCAGCAGAGGTGATTCTGAAATGATCGTGGAACCTCTGGGGTCCATCTCTTCTACATGTCCAGGAGCTGTTGGGCTGTCGTCAGATGCCATGCAAAGCGAGAGTATGACTGTTGATTGTTCGGCTAGAGAACCTGTATCTATTCCTAATCTGAATTTGCATCCAACAAGGAGAGAGTCTTTATGTATCAGTATATCAGTCACCAAGACAGAAAAGGGGTGCAGGAAAGAGCAACCTTCTAATATTAGCTTTGGTGAAGATCCACTTCCAGGGAGGCTGTTCTTTCTGCATCCTAATCACAACACCAAGCAAGAACACACAGGGTTAGGGGAAAGTACTAAAGAAAAGCCAGGAGAAGTGGGCCAAACTGAGGATGCTGCTGACAGTAACAAAGTGTGTGAGATCAATAGTGTTTCCATAGAGCCATTTGCCCTTTCACTATCTCCCATGGAAAGTGCTTTGCAGATACTTGACACTTCTTGTTTGAAAAGGCAGGTGTCTCATGACTTTTTGGAGACTAGGTTTAAAATTCAGCAGCTTTTGGAGCCTCAGCAGTATATGGCCTTCTTGCCCCACCACATCATGGTTAAGATCTTCAGGTTGCTCCCCACTAAGAGTCTAGTTGCTCTTAAATGTACTTCTTGTTACTTCAAATTTATCATTGAATACTACAACATAAGGCCAGCTGATTCCCGCTGGGTCCGTGATCCACGGTACAAAGAAGATCCTTGCAAGCAGTGCAAGAAGAAGTACGTGAAAGGGGATGTGTCTTTGTGCCGGTGGCATCCCAAACCCTACTGTCAAGCTTTACCATATGGCCCAGGGTACTGGATGTGCTGTCACAAGTCTCAGAAAGGCATCCCTGGGTGTAAATTAGGTCTTCATGACAATCATTGGGTTCCTGCCTGCCACAGCTTTAACCGCACTCTTCACAAGAAAAccagaggaggagcagcagatgCGGAAGAGGAATATTAG
- the FBXO34 gene encoding F-box only protein 34 isoform X3 has translation MHLKPYLKLQKKERSLDISQDSLRGLHMSHQRSAQEEKYTNNCTKLSIFPAPPVVTASRKPLGIIYPNAMCNMSGKAPAEGPSFEKKKNAPSATIHQGDEGEGPLDIWAVVKPGNTKEKIAFFAAQQCNNRMGSMKLKSTWDIDGRSAKRRKKSVDLIKAKIQLERMREANRRCAQPEPFACGIEHCSVHYVNDNGEGIFPGRSLSVIEMVAFLEHRASALLADCTKNCTNAATTRLSGQSKGALPASDPFSTPGACEVHSEKGTCGSGEQQNEPVRVLDMVAKLESECLRRQSEREAGSLSRNNSFRRNIGRMLLANGTQSECDTGKVSSKVLGQEVSLKDPVTVNDDGQRTKRGPSAADELWEGAASGQQSFPAGAAVDIHMVNISVKLGQEISVRPGSRGDSEMIVEPLGSISSTCPGAVGLSSDAMQSESMTVDCSAREPVSIPNLNLHPTRRESLCISISVTKTEKGCRKEQPSNISFGEDPLPGRLFFLHPNHNTKQEHTGLGESTKEKPGEVGQTEDAADSNKVCEINSVSIEPFALSLSPMESALQILDTSCLKRQVSHDFLETRFKIQQLLEPQQYMAFLPHHIMVKIFRLLPTKSLVALKCTSCYFKFIIEYYNIRPADSRWVRDPRYKEDPCKQCKKKYVKGDVSLCRWHPKPYCQALPYGPGYWMCCHKSQKGIPGCKLGLHDNHWVPACHSFNRTLHKKTRGGAADAEEEY, from the coding sequence ATGCACTTAAAGCCATACCTCAAATTACAGAAGAAAGAGCGATCTCTAGATATAAGCCAAGATTCCCTAAGAGGCCTACATATGAGCCATCAAAGGTCAGCACAGGAGGAAAAGTATACGAACAACTGCACCAAACTGAGCATTTTCCCTGCGCCCCCTGTCGTGACTGCCTCTCGTAAGCCTTTGGGAATTATTTATCCTAATGCTATGTGCAATATGAGTGGGAAAGCTCCAGCAGAAGGCCCAAGTTTTGAGAAGAAGAAGAATGCCCCGTCTGCGACAATCCaccagggggatgagggggaaggaCCGTTAGATATCTGGGCTGTTGTGAAACCTGGGAACACCAAGGAAAAGATTGCCTTCTTTGCAGCCCAGCAGTGCAACAATAGGATGGGCTCAATGAAACTTAAAAGCACCTGGGATATAGATGGAAGATCAGCTAAACGAAGGAAGAAATCCGTGGATCTTATAAAAGCAAAGATTCAATTAGAAAGGATGAGAGAGGCAAACAGGAGGTGCGCCCAGCCTGAGCCTTTTGCATGTGGCATTGAGCACTGTTCTGTACATTATGTTAATGACAATGGTGAAGGGATATTTCCAGGTCGATCCTTATCTGTAATCGAGATGGTAGCTTTTTTAGAACACAGAGCAAGTGCTTTGCTGGCTGACTGCACCAAAAACTGTACGAACGCTGCTACCACAAGGCTGAGTGGGCAATCCAAAGGTGCACTTCCTGCTTCAGACCCTTTCTCTACCCCGGGGGCCTGCGAGGTACATTCTGAAAAAGGGACCTGTGGGAGTGGTGAGCAGCAGAATGAGCCCGTGCGTGTGCTGGACATGGTTGCAAAGCTTGAATCTGAGTGCTTGAGACGCCAGAGCGAGCGTGAAGCAGGGAGCCTATCCAGGAACAACAGCTTCCGGAGAAACATAGGGCGGATGTTACTGGCGAATGGCACACAGTCTGAGTGTGACACTGGGAAGGTATCTTCCAAAGTCCTTGGCCAGGAGGTAAGTTTAAAAGATCCTGTTACAGTGAATGATGATGGACAGAGAACAAAGCGTGGCCCTTCGGCTGCTGATGAATTATGGGAAGGAGCTGCTTCTGGTCAGCAGTCCTTTCCGGCAGGAGCAGCTGTGGATATCCACATGGTGAACATCAGTGTCAAGCTTGGTCAAGAAATCTCAGTGAGACCCGGCAGCAGAGGTGATTCTGAAATGATCGTGGAACCTCTGGGGTCCATCTCTTCTACATGTCCAGGAGCTGTTGGGCTGTCGTCAGATGCCATGCAAAGCGAGAGTATGACTGTTGATTGTTCGGCTAGAGAACCTGTATCTATTCCTAATCTGAATTTGCATCCAACAAGGAGAGAGTCTTTATGTATCAGTATATCAGTCACCAAGACAGAAAAGGGGTGCAGGAAAGAGCAACCTTCTAATATTAGCTTTGGTGAAGATCCACTTCCAGGGAGGCTGTTCTTTCTGCATCCTAATCACAACACCAAGCAAGAACACACAGGGTTAGGGGAAAGTACTAAAGAAAAGCCAGGAGAAGTGGGCCAAACTGAGGATGCTGCTGACAGTAACAAAGTGTGTGAGATCAATAGTGTTTCCATAGAGCCATTTGCCCTTTCACTATCTCCCATGGAAAGTGCTTTGCAGATACTTGACACTTCTTGTTTGAAAAGGCAGGTGTCTCATGACTTTTTGGAGACTAGGTTTAAAATTCAGCAGCTTTTGGAGCCTCAGCAGTATATGGCCTTCTTGCCCCACCACATCATGGTTAAGATCTTCAGGTTGCTCCCCACTAAGAGTCTAGTTGCTCTTAAATGTACTTCTTGTTACTTCAAATTTATCATTGAATACTACAACATAAGGCCAGCTGATTCCCGCTGGGTCCGTGATCCACGGTACAAAGAAGATCCTTGCAAGCAGTGCAAGAAGAAGTACGTGAAAGGGGATGTGTCTTTGTGCCGGTGGCATCCCAAACCCTACTGTCAAGCTTTACCATATGGCCCAGGGTACTGGATGTGCTGTCACAAGTCTCAGAAAGGCATCCCTGGGTGTAAATTAGGTCTTCATGACAATCATTGGGTTCCTGCCTGCCACAGCTTTAACCGCACTCTTCACAAGAAAAccagaggaggagcagcagatgCGGAAGAGGAATATTAG
- the ATG14 gene encoding beclin 1-associated autophagy-related key regulator gives MEGKRITDQLRWKIMSCKMRIEQLKQTICKENDEMSRSSEGLLRIKDENQKLYRRAQRHQEKKEKIQRHNRKLGDLVEKKNYDLRSQHEHLANLRRSHILELTSVIFPIEEVKTGVRDPADVSSESDNAMTSSTVSKLAEARRTTYLSGRWVCDDHNGDTSISIAGPWISLPNNGDYSAYYNWVEEKKTTQGPDMEHNNPAYTISAALCYATQLVNILSHILDVNLPKKLCNSEFCSENLSRRKFTRAVKKLNANILYLCFSQHVNLDLLHPLHTLRNLMYLVSPDTENLGRSGPFEVSADLEDSMEFVDPGAAGETDESGDEHVSDEETDLGTDWENLPSPRFCDIPSQPVEMLQSQSTQASQPIASSSAGGMISSAAASVTSWFKAYTGHR, from the exons ATGGAAGGGAAGAGGATAACTGATCAGCTG AGATGGAAAATAATGTCATGCAAGATGAGGATTGAGCAGCTGAAACAAACCATTTGCAAAGAGAATGATGAAATGTCGAGAA GCTCAGAGGGGCTTCTCAGAATTAAAGATGAGAATCAGAAGCTTTACCGCAGGGCTCAGAGGCAtcaggagaagaaagagaagatCCAGAGACATAACCGCAAGCTCGGAGACCtagtggagaaaaaaaattacgATTTGAGAAGCCAACACGAACACTTGGCAAATCTTCGACGGTCACACATACTGGAGCTAACGTCTGTCATTTTTCCCATTGAGGAAGTAAAGACTGGCGTGAG AGACCCTGCAGATGTTTCATCTGAAAGTGACAATGCCATGACCTCTAGCACTGTGAGCAAGCTTGCAGAAGCCAGGAGAACAACGTATCTCTCTGGGAGATGGGTGTGCGATGACCACAACGGGGACACCAGCATCAGCATTGCAGGGCCTTGGATAAGTCTTCCTAATAATGGAGACTATTCAGCTTATTACAATTGGGTGGAAGAGAAAAAAACTACACAAGGACCAG aTATGGAGCACAATAATCCTGCCTATACCATCAGTGCTGCATTGTGCTATGCAACTCAACTCGTTAACATTTTGTCTCATATACTTGATGTAAATCTTCCCAAGAAGTTGTGTAACAG CGAGTTCTGTAGCGAGAACCTCAGCAGGCGGAAGTTTACTCGGGCAGTGAAGAAGCTGAATGCCAATATcctttatctttgtttttctcaG CATGTAAATTTAGATCTATTGCATCCACTACATACGCTCAGGAACCTTATGTACCTGGTCAGTCCAGACACTGAAAACTTGGGCAG GTCTGGGCCATTTGAAGTAAGTGCTGACCTCGAAGACTCCATGGAGTTTGTGGATCCTGGTGCTGCTGGTGAAACAGATGAGAGTGGAGACGAACACGTCAGCGATGAAGAGACTGACCTAGGGACGGACTGGGAGAATCTGCCAAGCCCTAGATTCTGTGATATCCCCTCTCAGCCGGTAGAGATGTTACAGAGCCAGAGCACACAGGCCTCCCAGCCTatcgccagcagcagcgcaggcgGAATGATCTCTTCTGCTGCAGCCTCCGTGACATCCTGGTTCAAAGCATACACTGGACACCGTTAA